The Actinocatenispora sera genome has a window encoding:
- a CDS encoding TetR/AcrR family transcriptional regulator, which translates to MGTAARGRPRSFDRDAALDQAVRLFWRHGYEATTMRDLTDELGIGAPSLYHAFGDKKQLFAEALRRYDTRYGEFIDRALAEEPTARAAAARVLREGPSRYTRRGLPAGCLIASGDASTGNTEVHDLLRRVRNAKAAAFAAKIRADVAAGRLPADTDATALGRYLLTTLTGIAQAARDGVGRAQLERVAALALRAWPADG; encoded by the coding sequence ATGGGAACAGCAGCGCGCGGCCGGCCGCGCTCGTTCGACCGGGACGCCGCGCTCGACCAGGCGGTCCGGCTGTTCTGGCGGCACGGCTACGAGGCCACCACGATGCGCGACCTGACCGACGAGCTCGGCATCGGCGCACCCAGCCTCTACCACGCCTTCGGCGACAAGAAGCAGCTGTTCGCCGAGGCGCTGCGGCGCTACGACACGCGGTACGGGGAGTTCATCGACCGGGCCCTGGCCGAGGAGCCCACCGCCCGGGCCGCCGCGGCGCGGGTGCTGCGCGAAGGCCCCAGTCGCTACACCCGTCGCGGCCTGCCCGCTGGCTGCCTGATCGCCAGCGGCGACGCGAGCACCGGCAACACCGAGGTGCACGACCTGCTGCGGCGGGTGCGCAACGCCAAGGCCGCCGCGTTCGCCGCGAAGATCCGGGCCGACGTCGCCGCCGGTCGGCTGCCCGCCGACACCGACGCCACCGCCCTCGGCCGGTACCTGCTGACCACGCTCACCGGCATCGCCCAGGCCGCCCGCGACGGCGTCGGCCGGGCGCAGCTCGAACGGGTCGCGGCGCTCGCGCTGCGGGCCTGGCCGGCAGACGGATGA